The Agarilytica rhodophyticola genome has a window encoding:
- a CDS encoding efflux RND transporter periplasmic adaptor subunit gives MIGQDLKRDTFLQRHSYAIKSAGGVLGIVIAVVTVITIMSAMKPKPTPKEEEKAIIPKVKTITVSPETMNISVSSQGSVTPVRQINLVSEVSGRVVSVADAYAPGGFFTKDQAIVTIDSRDYEFALHQAESDLAKAKELHAMEKGRARQARGEWRDVGNKEANDLFLRKPQLASAKAAVDAAEANRDRARLNIARTRISAPFNGRINTKGVDVGQYVAQGTVIAEVYSTEAVQVRLPLTDKQVAKVNLPLTASNSEQTQPEVILTTVYGGKKYSWQGKIVRTEGSFDVRSRTIFAVAEVRNPFEHNPNEFKPPLSVGMYVSAEIIGHQLENVVTLPRKVLHKKNQVIVVGSDNRISFKTVDLLQSEGDNVLVGGLENGEKVMSTRVPYAVADLEVEPANDDAEEAIAKANEG, from the coding sequence GTGATAGGCCAGGATTTAAAACGCGATACATTTTTGCAACGACATTCATACGCGATTAAAAGTGCCGGCGGGGTATTAGGTATCGTTATCGCTGTTGTAACAGTGATAACAATAATGTCTGCTATGAAACCTAAACCCACACCAAAAGAAGAAGAAAAGGCAATTATACCCAAGGTAAAAACTATTACCGTATCTCCTGAGACAATGAATATTTCCGTTTCTAGTCAGGGTTCGGTAACACCAGTGCGCCAGATTAATCTCGTCTCTGAAGTTAGCGGTCGTGTCGTGAGCGTTGCCGACGCTTATGCACCAGGAGGTTTTTTTACCAAGGATCAAGCTATTGTCACTATCGATAGCCGGGATTATGAGTTTGCCTTGCATCAAGCCGAATCAGACCTGGCCAAAGCAAAAGAGTTGCATGCAATGGAAAAGGGACGGGCTAGACAAGCTAGAGGGGAATGGCGCGATGTAGGCAACAAAGAGGCTAACGATCTGTTCTTACGCAAACCTCAATTAGCCTCGGCTAAGGCTGCTGTAGATGCCGCCGAGGCCAATCGTGATCGTGCTCGTCTAAACATCGCGCGCACTCGAATTAGCGCGCCGTTTAACGGCAGAATTAATACTAAGGGCGTCGACGTTGGCCAGTATGTCGCTCAAGGTACAGTCATTGCCGAAGTCTACAGCACTGAGGCTGTGCAGGTGCGCTTGCCTTTAACAGACAAACAAGTCGCCAAAGTCAACCTCCCTCTAACAGCGAGCAATTCCGAGCAGACGCAACCGGAGGTTATTTTAACTACCGTATATGGCGGTAAAAAGTATTCTTGGCAAGGCAAGATTGTAAGAACTGAAGGCAGCTTCGATGTTAGAAGCCGTACAATTTTCGCAGTTGCCGAGGTACGCAATCCTTTCGAGCATAATCCCAACGAGTTTAAGCCCCCTTTGTCAGTGGGGATGTATGTATCGGCAGAAATTATTGGCCATCAATTAGAGAATGTTGTCACACTGCCGCGAAAAGTTTTGCACAAGAAAAATCAGGTAATAGTGGTTGGCTCGGATAACCGTATTTCTTTCAAAACAGTAGATTTACTGCAAAGTGAAGGAGATAACGTACTTGTCGGTGGGTTAGAAAATGGTGAAAAAGTAATGTCTACTCGTGTGCCATATGCCGTTGCCGACCTAGAAGTCGAACCTGCTAACGACGATGCTGAAGAAGCTATTGCTAAGGCGAACGAGGGCTAA
- the rarD gene encoding EamA family transporter RarD — MAISAYILWALSPVYFKALSFISATEILAHRVLGATLFLVAIVFLFKRYNRFKGIWGNSRILVGLALSTILIAINWGIFIWSVHNNLLLSASLGYFINPLFSILFGMLFLREKLDFLSKCAAGLCLFAVVLELFTFGSLPLVALILAFSFASYGLVRKKLGLDSLTGLTVETGLLFPFALAYLIFSDSPSLDFTSFSWQHSVLILMAGPVTAVPLIFFAAAANRISLTSMGFFQYIVPTSIFLLAVMVYDETLRIERLLTFIFIWLALLLLIFNSIRKTMKKRSLAYVSTS, encoded by the coding sequence TTGGCTATTTCTGCTTACATTTTGTGGGCTCTTTCGCCTGTCTATTTTAAAGCGCTAAGTTTTATTTCAGCTACTGAGATCCTAGCGCACAGAGTTTTAGGGGCAACGTTATTTCTAGTAGCAATCGTCTTTTTATTCAAACGATATAATCGTTTTAAGGGCATATGGGGTAATTCAAGAATACTAGTAGGGCTAGCGCTATCCACCATATTAATTGCGATCAATTGGGGTATTTTTATTTGGTCCGTACACAACAATTTACTGCTCAGTGCTAGTCTCGGATACTTTATAAATCCTTTGTTTAGTATTTTATTTGGCATGCTTTTTTTAAGGGAAAAGTTAGACTTTCTCAGTAAGTGTGCTGCAGGACTGTGCTTGTTTGCGGTAGTGTTAGAGTTATTTACTTTTGGTAGCTTGCCCCTTGTGGCGCTTATTCTTGCATTTTCTTTCGCATCCTATGGTTTGGTGCGAAAAAAACTGGGTCTTGATAGTTTGACCGGTTTGACCGTTGAAACCGGCTTACTTTTTCCTTTTGCTCTGGCTTATTTAATATTTAGTGATAGTCCAAGCCTAGATTTCACTAGTTTTAGTTGGCAGCATAGTGTCTTGATTTTAATGGCTGGGCCTGTGACGGCGGTGCCTCTGATATTCTTCGCTGCGGCGGCCAACCGAATCAGCTTAACCTCAATGGGCTTTTTTCAGTACATTGTTCCCACTAGCATCTTTCTACTAGCAGTCATGGTTTACGATGAAACCCTCAGAATTGAGAGATTGTTAACCTTCATATTCATTTGGCTAGCTTTGCTTCTGCTTATCTTCAATTCCATACGAAAGACAATGAAGAAAAGATCTCTCGCTTATGTTTCAACATCGTGA
- a CDS encoding sensor histidine kinase: protein MLKTLTQKLMSERAYQFWALNLFGWLGYGFFVSLSAFLWQKNLMFQVFYAAFATVFGLILSLVMRACYRRFWNMAPIARSLYSLLVVAVATGLWAYIKMIAFREGVGQPEHVDVISEYIAWYTYSFFILLSWAALYFGIKYYQMLQEERRRTLKATAMAHQAQLKMLRYQLNPHFLFNTLNAISTLILESQTRVANTMVTELSKFLRYSLENDPMQKVTLAQEIVALELYLNIEKVRFEERLRLNFDVDDKARAGLIPSMLLQPLVENSIKYAVSKNESGGTISLVAKVFAGELLIEVADDGPGIEMVDNKLPAFKGVGLCNFKERLAEIYAADHACQFSNIKPNGLKISIRIPYETHVPEAAK, encoded by the coding sequence ATGTTGAAAACATTGACGCAGAAGCTCATGTCCGAGCGGGCCTACCAATTTTGGGCACTTAACCTTTTCGGCTGGTTGGGTTACGGTTTTTTCGTTTCACTAAGTGCTTTCTTATGGCAAAAGAACCTAATGTTTCAAGTGTTTTATGCAGCTTTTGCCACCGTTTTTGGTCTCATACTCAGCTTGGTGATGCGGGCCTGTTATCGTCGTTTTTGGAATATGGCTCCAATTGCAAGAAGCTTATATTCCCTGCTTGTTGTTGCTGTTGCTACAGGGCTCTGGGCTTATATCAAGATGATTGCTTTTCGGGAAGGCGTTGGTCAGCCAGAGCATGTTGATGTGATATCGGAGTATATTGCCTGGTATACCTACTCCTTTTTTATTTTATTAAGCTGGGCGGCGTTATATTTCGGTATTAAGTACTACCAAATGTTACAAGAAGAGAGACGACGCACTTTAAAAGCAACGGCGATGGCCCATCAAGCTCAACTGAAGATGCTTCGCTACCAACTTAATCCACATTTTCTTTTTAATACACTCAACGCAATTTCTACCTTAATTCTTGAGAGTCAGACCAGGGTGGCCAATACTATGGTCACAGAGCTGTCAAAGTTTTTGCGTTACTCCTTAGAAAATGACCCGATGCAAAAAGTGACACTTGCTCAGGAAATTGTTGCTCTTGAACTGTATCTAAATATTGAAAAGGTCCGTTTTGAGGAGCGCCTGAGGCTTAACTTTGATGTCGATGATAAGGCGCGCGCGGGGTTGATTCCCAGCATGCTTTTGCAGCCATTAGTGGAGAACTCAATAAAATATGCCGTTTCCAAAAACGAAAGCGGCGGTACTATTTCTTTGGTTGCAAAAGTATTTGCTGGAGAGTTGTTGATTGAAGTTGCCGATGATGGCCCTGGTATTGAAATGGTCGATAACAAATTACCCGCATTTAAAGGTGTTGGCTTATGCAACTTTAAAGAGAGACTTGCAGAAATATACGCTGCTGATCACGCCTGTCAGTTTAGTAATATTAAGCCAAATGGTTTAAAGATTAGTATACGTATTCCATATGAAACCCACGTGCCGGAGGCCGCTAAGTGA
- a CDS encoding LytR/AlgR family response regulator transcription factor, translating to MKEPITTIIVDDESLARRGLKIRLQEFDDITIVGECSNGRDALDMIIEKQPKLMFLDIQMPGLDGFDVVKGMQGDDMPMVVFVTAFDQYAVDAFNVHAVDYILKPVEEERLQQAVEKARAKQQEKGALSDKEKLLDLIGDITGKKPGNVDDLLNEHSEPKQQYSDKISIKDGSNVTIVKTQDINWIDAAGDYMCVHVGDNIHIMRITMKQLEAQLDPDVFQRVHRSTIVNLNQVKQVCSHMNGEYYLMLECGARLKMSRTFKDKVKHFL from the coding sequence GTGAAAGAACCCATTACCACTATAATTGTTGACGACGAGTCTCTTGCAAGAAGAGGGTTAAAAATTCGCTTACAAGAATTTGACGATATTACTATTGTTGGTGAATGTTCTAATGGTCGGGATGCTTTGGATATGATTATCGAAAAACAACCAAAGCTGATGTTTTTGGATATTCAAATGCCTGGTCTCGATGGCTTCGATGTGGTTAAAGGTATGCAGGGCGACGATATGCCTATGGTGGTGTTTGTGACCGCATTCGACCAGTACGCTGTTGACGCTTTTAATGTGCATGCCGTCGACTATATTTTAAAACCGGTTGAGGAAGAACGTTTACAACAGGCAGTTGAAAAAGCTCGCGCAAAACAACAGGAAAAAGGCGCTTTATCGGATAAAGAAAAATTGCTCGACCTTATTGGCGATATAACCGGTAAAAAGCCTGGTAATGTAGATGATCTGTTAAATGAGCACAGCGAGCCAAAACAACAATATTCAGATAAAATATCTATTAAAGATGGCAGTAATGTCACCATCGTAAAAACTCAGGATATTAATTGGATCGACGCTGCCGGCGATTATATGTGTGTTCATGTTGGCGATAACATACATATTATGCGTATCACCATGAAACAACTTGAAGCTCAATTAGACCCAGACGTATTTCAGCGTGTCCACCGTTCAACTATTGTCAATTTAAATCAGGTAAAGCAGGTTTGTTCCCATATGAATGGTGAATACTACTTGATGCTGGAGTGTGGTGCGCGCTTAAAGATGAGTCGAACATTTAAAGATAAAGTAAAACATTTTTTGTAG
- a CDS encoding efflux RND transporter permease subunit has protein sequence MSLTASALKNPAAAAVGVAILLFFGVFSLSKLPIQLFPDIENPQISIQTGWRGASPKEVESEIVEPIEDVLQGLPGVKEMSANANSGFAWINLQFDINTDMQEAMLSVISRMNRLPPLPRDANPPTVSLGGGGGGTPALTWFFLQVLPGNDQSIEDYVPFAENVIRPRIEAISGVSRVSVGGGNDAGAQELVIEFDPQRAAQLNISIPSVAASLGQSEDISAGFVNVERRRYMVRFAGRFTPEQLSAMVLDWRDGRPILLGDIADVEVKHIERNSLGRQNGNPAIGIRIDRQSGANVLETLTRVKAEVERIREDVLAPKGLDMQQSFDASVFIYRAINLVTGNLFAGVFLAVGVLWWFLRRFRATLIVAMAIPISLLGTFIVLSFVGRTLNVISLAGLAFAVGMVLDAAIVVLENVVRLREKGEQPMDAALKGANQVWGALLASTATTVAIFVPVVFLKDIEGQLFGDLALTIAIAVVISLIVAVAVVPLASKQWLKEAKLKDHHEATWHKITSLVMALTSTARKRWALIGGLMAVPALLTYLLLPELDYLPPVKRDAVDTFFQYPPATNIDVIEKDVIAKIEERMQPYMDGVKEPALKNYYIFVWPGGTGGSMGARVKDQSKVGMLEKVIKEEITADIPDVRAFSAQGNLFGRFGGDRSIPIHIQSRDTEAVRSLARDAMGWLNEALPEAQVRPEPSLQQAEPELRLLPNDRSIQEKGWSRREIASVVRTMGNGMYVGEYFDGVRRLDIILKAKKWPNPEALGTTPIATANGSVVPLNELVDVTRTVGPDRINRVDRRRTTTLIVSPPENMSLERALNIIKTEVAPKIVAALPEDGNIHYGGSADSLKKALATMSENFFVALGILFLLMSALFRSLKDSLLVILAMPLATVGGVIALQLLNLISFQPLDLLTMIGFIILLGLVVNNAILLVHQTRSAEREGVSRHHAVEQALRLRLRPIFMSTLTSIFGMLPLLIMPGEGSVIYRGLAAVIVGGMSISTIFTLVLLPCFLRMGESSPKLISSGDPKDPTIEKRKLEVVA, from the coding sequence ATGAGCTTGACTGCAAGTGCGTTAAAAAATCCTGCCGCAGCCGCTGTAGGGGTTGCCATTCTATTATTTTTCGGGGTATTCAGCCTAAGTAAATTACCTATTCAGTTATTTCCTGATATCGAGAATCCTCAGATATCGATTCAAACTGGTTGGCGTGGCGCCTCTCCCAAAGAAGTAGAGTCAGAGATTGTCGAGCCTATTGAAGACGTGCTGCAAGGTCTGCCGGGTGTAAAAGAAATGTCCGCAAATGCCAATAGTGGATTTGCTTGGATAAATCTCCAGTTCGATATTAATACCGACATGCAGGAGGCCATGCTCAGTGTTATTAGTCGAATGAATAGACTACCGCCATTACCAAGGGATGCTAATCCTCCTACCGTATCTTTAGGTGGCGGAGGTGGCGGTACTCCTGCACTGACATGGTTTTTTCTACAAGTTTTACCAGGCAATGATCAGTCAATTGAAGATTATGTACCCTTTGCTGAAAATGTCATCCGGCCACGAATCGAAGCCATATCAGGAGTTTCTAGAGTCAGTGTTGGCGGTGGTAACGATGCTGGTGCACAGGAGTTAGTAATTGAATTTGATCCCCAAAGAGCTGCTCAGCTTAACATTTCCATTCCTTCGGTTGCCGCTTCTTTGGGGCAGTCGGAAGATATTTCAGCAGGCTTTGTTAATGTCGAACGCCGTCGCTACATGGTGCGCTTTGCGGGGCGATTTACCCCCGAACAGCTAAGTGCTATGGTGCTTGACTGGCGAGATGGTCGTCCTATTTTGTTAGGGGATATTGCCGATGTTGAAGTTAAGCATATCGAACGTAATAGCCTCGGCCGACAAAATGGCAACCCTGCCATCGGTATTAGAATTGACAGACAGAGCGGTGCTAATGTTCTTGAAACCTTAACGCGAGTCAAAGCTGAAGTAGAGAGAATCAGAGAAGACGTGCTCGCGCCTAAGGGACTTGATATGCAACAGTCCTTCGACGCTTCAGTGTTTATTTATCGCGCCATCAACCTTGTTACAGGTAATTTATTTGCCGGAGTCTTTCTTGCAGTCGGCGTCTTATGGTGGTTCTTACGACGTTTCCGTGCAACCTTGATTGTTGCCATGGCGATTCCGATTTCTCTACTTGGAACTTTTATCGTTCTGAGTTTTGTTGGGCGCACGTTGAATGTGATCTCTCTGGCTGGCCTTGCCTTTGCTGTGGGTATGGTATTGGACGCAGCGATTGTGGTACTTGAAAATGTCGTGCGTTTAAGGGAAAAGGGCGAGCAACCCATGGATGCGGCACTTAAAGGCGCTAATCAAGTGTGGGGAGCTTTACTTGCTTCTACTGCCACCACTGTGGCGATTTTTGTTCCGGTAGTATTTTTAAAAGACATCGAAGGACAACTCTTCGGGGATCTAGCACTCACCATTGCTATTGCTGTTGTTATCTCTTTAATTGTGGCTGTGGCAGTGGTGCCTTTGGCATCAAAGCAGTGGCTTAAAGAAGCTAAGTTAAAAGATCATCATGAAGCCACATGGCATAAGATCACTTCGCTAGTTATGGCTTTAACGAGTACCGCACGTAAGCGCTGGGCATTAATTGGGGGATTAATGGCAGTCCCAGCCTTATTGACGTACCTATTGCTCCCAGAGCTTGATTATTTGCCGCCGGTAAAACGTGATGCGGTAGATACTTTCTTTCAATACCCACCGGCTACCAATATTGATGTTATTGAAAAAGATGTTATCGCAAAAATAGAAGAGCGCATGCAGCCGTATATGGACGGTGTGAAGGAACCTGCACTAAAAAATTACTATATTTTTGTCTGGCCTGGTGGCACCGGCGGAAGCATGGGGGCAAGAGTAAAAGATCAGTCCAAAGTAGGGATGTTAGAAAAAGTAATTAAAGAAGAAATTACCGCTGATATTCCAGATGTCAGAGCCTTTAGTGCTCAGGGGAATTTATTTGGTCGCTTTGGGGGTGACCGCTCAATTCCGATTCATATTCAAAGTCGCGATACAGAAGCTGTGCGCTCTTTAGCCCGAGATGCGATGGGGTGGTTAAATGAAGCTTTACCAGAAGCTCAGGTACGGCCTGAACCCAGCCTACAGCAAGCTGAGCCCGAGCTGCGCTTGCTACCTAACGATCGCAGCATTCAAGAAAAGGGATGGAGCCGTCGTGAAATAGCTAGTGTTGTCCGCACTATGGGTAACGGCATGTATGTGGGTGAATACTTCGATGGTGTTAGACGATTAGATATTATTTTAAAAGCGAAGAAATGGCCTAATCCTGAAGCTTTAGGTACTACACCAATTGCTACGGCCAATGGCAGTGTTGTGCCCTTAAATGAGTTAGTTGATGTGACGCGCACTGTAGGGCCGGACCGTATTAATCGTGTTGATCGTCGTCGTACCACCACCTTGATTGTTTCTCCACCTGAAAATATGTCCTTAGAAAGAGCACTCAATATTATAAAAACAGAGGTCGCGCCTAAAATTGTGGCGGCCTTACCTGAAGATGGGAATATTCATTACGGTGGTAGCGCAGATAGTTTGAAAAAAGCTCTGGCGACCATGTCTGAGAACTTCTTTGTTGCACTCGGTATTTTATTCTTGCTGATGAGTGCACTCTTTCGTTCTCTGAAAGATAGTTTGCTGGTGATACTTGCGATGCCATTAGCAACAGTCGGTGGCGTCATTGCTCTTCAATTACTTAACTTGATTAGCTTTCAACCTCTCGATTTGTTGACCATGATAGGTTTTATTATTCTTCTCGGGCTGGTTGTTAATAATGCCATTTTATTGGTACATCAAACGCGTAGTGCTGAGCGTGAAGGTGTTAGCAGGCACCATGCTGTGGAGCAGGCTCTGCGCCTGCGTTTACGCCCTATCTTTATGAGTACTCTGACCAGTATTTTCGGTATGCTCCCTTTACTTATTATGCCCGGCGAAGGCAGTGTTATTTATCGAGGCCTAGCTGCCGTAATTGTCGGTGGAATGAGTATAAGCACCATATTTACATTAGTTTTACTTCCTTGCTTTTTACGAATGGGTGAGTCATCCCCAAAATTAATTTCCAGTGGTGACCCGAAAGATCCAACGATAGAAAAGAGAAAACTGGAAGTGGTGGCTTGA
- a CDS encoding efflux RND transporter periplasmic adaptor subunit, producing the protein MIVKMINAIKQYIQPKVPALNIALSIGTAAFMVSNISFAQPSSSPAVVEIALAKTTQVSPQVWVPGSVISREDSNIASEVTGVLHFVAEVGDILKKGDTVARVNEHQLQLQLRRDKAELARLESRLGFAQKQLDRTLSLAQTSSTAEFRIDELTSQRDVLQQEIALAKVQQEQTQYLLDRSNIIAPFDGVVVERFQQPGEYVGLGEELVRLVNTRALEISARAPVDVSRFITPNSKIKIKAQDKYFNSTIRSVIPVGDPISRMLEVRVHLDGEWVIGDAVSLSLNNGPSVSAVTIPRDALVLRNDTVFVYRVNEKDVAEKISVVLGTGNDQNISVSGALKAGDRVVIRGAERLQDGREVNVMSDIATR; encoded by the coding sequence GTGATTGTTAAAATGATAAACGCTATAAAACAATATATACAACCGAAGGTTCCGGCCTTAAATATAGCACTTTCGATTGGAACTGCTGCATTTATGGTCAGTAATATTTCTTTTGCTCAACCTTCGTCATCACCTGCGGTGGTAGAAATTGCGCTGGCAAAAACTACGCAAGTCTCACCACAAGTATGGGTGCCCGGCTCTGTTATCAGCCGAGAAGATTCCAATATCGCCTCCGAAGTGACAGGTGTTCTCCACTTCGTGGCTGAAGTTGGTGATATCCTAAAAAAAGGCGATACCGTCGCCCGGGTTAATGAGCATCAGTTACAGCTGCAACTACGTCGAGATAAGGCTGAATTAGCACGTTTAGAGTCTCGCTTGGGTTTTGCACAAAAGCAATTAGATAGAACGTTAAGCCTCGCCCAAACAAGTAGTACAGCAGAGTTTAGAATTGATGAATTAACCAGTCAAAGGGACGTGTTGCAACAAGAAATTGCGCTTGCAAAAGTTCAACAAGAGCAAACGCAATATCTTCTTGACCGCTCTAATATTATTGCCCCTTTCGATGGGGTGGTGGTAGAACGTTTTCAACAGCCGGGAGAATATGTGGGGTTAGGAGAAGAACTTGTACGTTTGGTTAATACCCGTGCCCTTGAAATAAGTGCCAGAGCCCCGGTAGATGTTAGCCGTTTTATTACACCCAATTCAAAAATCAAAATTAAAGCACAAGATAAATATTTTAATTCGACAATTCGTAGTGTTATTCCTGTAGGTGATCCAATATCTCGTATGCTAGAAGTGCGTGTTCACTTGGATGGAGAATGGGTTATTGGCGATGCAGTAAGCTTATCTTTAAACAACGGGCCTAGTGTTTCTGCTGTTACTATTCCACGTGATGCCTTAGTTTTGCGTAACGATACGGTATTTGTTTATCGTGTCAATGAAAAAGATGTTGCTGAAAAAATCAGTGTTGTTCTGGGGACAGGAAACGATCAAAATATTTCAGTGTCTGGTGCGTTAAAAGCGGGAGATCGCGTTGTCATTCGCGGCGCAGAGCGTTTGCAAGATGGTCGAGAAGTGAACGTTATGAGCGATATTGCTACACGTTAA
- a CDS encoding RNA polymerase sigma factor, which produces MQEKTDDNNRRENETHPKDIQTIIKENSTYLYRFICKKVRNKHDAEDIMQSSLLEAVRVYHKFRGESHVRTWLCGIAYNVIRNEFKRRAQEDAMLCSEPTFEYEGLESDYQNMDEDPADTFERNRLLQDISRHYDRMTDKIQDVVHSLIIEENSYQQTADLFDIPLGTVRSRMSKAREVFRDRRQHFS; this is translated from the coding sequence ATGCAAGAAAAAACAGACGATAACAATCGACGAGAAAATGAAACGCACCCTAAAGACATTCAAACAATAATTAAAGAGAATAGTACTTATTTATATAGGTTTATTTGTAAAAAAGTTCGCAATAAACATGATGCTGAAGATATTATGCAATCATCTCTTTTAGAGGCGGTTCGCGTCTATCATAAGTTTAGAGGTGAATCTCATGTTAGAACTTGGTTATGTGGGATCGCATACAATGTAATCAGAAACGAGTTTAAGCGACGAGCTCAAGAGGATGCAATGCTGTGTAGCGAGCCAACGTTTGAGTATGAGGGTCTGGAATCTGACTACCAGAATATGGATGAAGACCCAGCAGATACATTCGAAAGAAACAGACTTCTGCAGGATATTTCAAGGCACTATGATCGAATGACAGACAAGATTCAAGATGTTGTACATTCTCTAATAATAGAAGAAAACAGTTACCAACAGACTGCCGACTTATTCGATATCCCCTTAGGTACAGTAAGATCTAGAATGTCAAAGGCACGGGAAGTCTTTAGAGACAGACGCCAACACTTTTCATAG
- a CDS encoding type III secretion system chaperone has translation MQNNIDWEINEFGRRAGVEISMFEGASVITTNEDVDIWLECPLDSALVVIHTSIQENVNSGTFGPQALNQMLTLNGQIDKMKGAWTAAHEATNSIRLCFAIPKECTTADILEQVFTNMIELRNEVKEIVH, from the coding sequence ATGCAGAACAATATCGATTGGGAAATTAACGAGTTTGGCCGACGAGCAGGTGTAGAGATCTCTATGTTTGAAGGTGCAAGCGTCATTACAACAAATGAAGACGTTGATATTTGGCTGGAATGCCCACTTGATAGTGCTCTTGTAGTTATTCATACAAGTATTCAAGAAAATGTTAACAGTGGTACTTTTGGTCCTCAAGCTTTGAATCAAATGCTTACGCTCAATGGCCAAATAGATAAAATGAAGGGAGCTTGGACAGCTGCTCACGAGGCGACTAACAGCATCCGTTTATGCTTTGCAATTCCCAAAGAATGCACTACCGCAGATATTCTAGAGCAAGTTTTCACTAATATGATAGAGCTAAGAAATGAAGTGAAAGAAATAGTTCACTAA
- a CDS encoding EscI/YscI/HrpB family type III secretion system inner rod protein, which yields MKNNHYNVDLYQSDQSLIDSDVDEYSDQDFQLFDSWMEDDFALDPLDQLSNALLDKKRVYEDSVDKAIRTAETKDVIKATRNMSDYYLYTTMVAKVAQKSQSAIDKLTNLQ from the coding sequence ATGAAAAATAATCATTACAATGTGGATTTGTATCAATCAGACCAATCATTGATCGATAGTGATGTAGACGAATATTCGGATCAGGATTTTCAATTATTTGATTCTTGGATGGAAGATGATTTTGCTCTTGACCCTCTTGATCAGCTTTCTAATGCATTATTGGACAAAAAGAGAGTATATGAAGATAGCGTAGATAAAGCTATTCGAACTGCCGAAACTAAGGATGTTATAAAAGCAACGAGAAATATGTCTGATTATTATCTTTATACAACTATGGTCGCCAAAGTTGCTCAAAAATCGCAGTCAGCAATTGATAAATTAACCAATTTACAATAA
- the sctJ gene encoding type III secretion system inner membrane ring lipoprotein SctJ, whose amino-acid sequence MIKKIVNILSISFLSLLLVACGEKRIALFDDLSVRDANEVVATLIDQGIDAKKITEKKGISVQINEKDMARSVAILKEKGLPNRSQTSIGEIFKKEGVISTPLEERARYIYALSQELEFTLSQIDDIMVARVHVVLPERVAPGQPISPSSAAVFIKHLPDLDPDVIEPRIRRLVTSSIPGLSQAKTDKISISFIESNVKRSCTELRKVNSFIGSFVVAEEYAVPLSKTIKYGFVLQFITIIFLVIFSNSKLRTFFLDLILRVLKRKNG is encoded by the coding sequence ATGATAAAAAAAATAGTTAATATATTGAGTATATCATTTTTAAGCTTGCTGTTGGTAGCATGTGGTGAAAAAAGAATTGCTCTTTTTGATGATCTTTCGGTAAGAGATGCAAATGAAGTAGTTGCTACACTTATTGATCAAGGTATTGATGCAAAAAAGATAACAGAAAAAAAAGGAATCTCGGTTCAAATTAACGAGAAAGATATGGCGCGTTCAGTTGCTATCTTAAAAGAAAAAGGATTGCCTAATAGAAGTCAAACTTCAATTGGTGAAATCTTTAAGAAAGAGGGCGTAATCTCTACACCTTTAGAAGAACGTGCACGTTATATATATGCACTATCTCAAGAGTTAGAATTTACGCTATCGCAGATAGATGACATTATGGTTGCGCGAGTACATGTTGTCTTGCCCGAGAGAGTGGCTCCAGGTCAGCCTATATCACCGTCTTCAGCTGCTGTATTTATCAAACATCTACCAGATCTTGACCCCGACGTTATTGAACCACGTATTAGACGGCTGGTAACAAGTAGTATCCCAGGGTTATCACAAGCTAAAACTGATAAAATATCCATTTCTTTTATTGAAAGTAATGTTAAAAGGTCATGTACTGAGCTGCGAAAAGTAAATTCATTTATAGGGTCGTTTGTTGTTGCTGAAGAGTATGCGGTTCCTTTATCAAAGACTATTAAGTATGGTTTTGTTCTTCAGTTCATTACCATTATATTTTTAGTAATTTTCTCAAATAGTAAACTGAGAACGTTTTTCCTAGACCTTATTCTAAGAGTTCTTAAAAGAAAGAACGGATAA